The nucleotide sequence TCGTACTACGGGAGCGGGGCGGCCGGCGCGGCCGCCGGCTCTTCCGCGGCCCCGGTCGAGGGCAGGCCCGCCGCCAGCGCCGCGGCCACCAGGGGCAGAAAGGCCAGCGCCGACAGCGTGCTCTCGATGCCGAAACGGTCGGCGCCGGCGCCGATCAGCGGCACCGCCAGGCTGCCCATGCCCCAGGCAAAGCCCATCATCAGCGACGACACCGTGGCGGCGCCGCCGTTCACGAACGTCTGCGCGAAGGTCACGCTGATCGGGAGCGTCGACTGCAGCAGCAAGCCGCCAATCGCCAGCATGGCGGTGAAGCCAATCGGCGGCAGCCGCGGCGCCATCGCCATGAACGGCACGGCCGCGATCAGCGACCACACGATGACGCGCCTCGGCCCGATGCGGTCCGACAACGGGCCGCCGATGAATCCGCCAATCCCGCTCGCAAACAGGTACAGCGACACCGCCGTGCTGGCTTCGCCAATCGTGAAGCCCTGGCGGGTCAGCAGCGTCGGCGTGAACGTCATGAATCCGTACGACGTCGCCGTTCGCAGCACGATGGTGAAGTAGAGCAGCGCCAGCGGGACGGCGGCCGGCCGCAGCGAGGCCAGCGTGGAACGCTCGTGCGCGGCCGGCAGCGTCAGGGGTGGCACCTGCCGCAGCGTCCACGACAGCGCGATCAGCCCGGGGATCATGATCAGCGGTGACCACTGCAGCCCCATGTAGGCGATGAACGGCGCAAACAGCACGGGCGCCGCGGAAAAGCCCAGTGCCCCGCCGGACAAGTGCGCCGACATCGCCAGGCCCTTGCGATGGTCCGCCATGCGGTAGACCAGCGCCGCGGCCGGCGGATGGAATGCGGCCCCGCCCAACCCGCCAACGACCAGGATGATACCCAGCATGAGCGGCGTGCGCGCCGCGCCGACGAAGCTGAGCACGATGACCGCGAGCAGCGGCCCGGCGATCACCAGCACGCGCGGGCGCCAGCGATCGGCCAGCGCGCCGAACCCCAGTTGCGACACCGAGTTCGCCAGCTGAAAACACATCGCCAGCATCCCGGCCGTGGCCAGCGACAGGTTGAGGTGAGGAATGAACAGCGGCAGGAGGGGCGCGTAGATATTGGTGTAGCCGTCCACCACCACGTGCGTCGAGGCGATCTTCCAAATCGATGTATGGAGCCCGAGCCAGCCGCGATCCTTCACCCGACCATCCTTTTCAACCGTCCCAGCACCATGTCACGAGCCTCGCCGAACTCGGGGATGCGCAAGACCTGCGCCGCCACCGCGAGCGTCACGAGCGCCAGGCCGATGCTGGAGCCCAGCCGGACCACCTGGACGAGCAGGGAGTGCCCGGGCAACCAGGCCGTGAGCAGTTCGTGTGATCCCCACGCGGCTGCCGCCATGGCCAGCGACGCCGCCATCACGCGCACCATGGCGGCCGCAATGCGGGATCCTTCAAGGCCGTCGAGCTCGCGCCGCATCAGCGCCAGCTGAATCGAGGCGTTGAGCAGCGCCGTGATCGAGGTTCCGAGCGCCAGCCCGCGATAGCCCATGACGCGCACCAGCCAGACGTTGAGCGCCACGTTGATCACGACCGACCCCGCGCTCACCATCACCGGGATGCGGCTCTTCTGCAGCGCGTAGAAGGTCGGCGACACGATGCGCACGATCGAATAGCCGACCAGGCCGATGGCGTAGAGCTGCAGGGCCGCGGCGGTGGCCGCGGTGTCGGCCGCCGTGAACTCTCCGCGTTCGAAGATCACGGCGACGATGGGGCGGGCCAGCACCATCAGGCCGAGCGTGGCCGGGACGTTCAAGAGCAGCATGAGGCTGAGCGCATGTGCCAGCGTGGACCGGATGCGGGGGAAGTTGCCTTCAGCGACCAGGCGCGAGACCGCGGGCGTGGCGGCCGTGGCGATCGACACGCCGAACAGCCCGATCGGCAGGTACATCAGGCGGAACGCGAAATCGAGCCACGACACCGCGCCGGTGCCTTCGCCGGTTGCCAGCACCGTGTTCACCAACACGTTGATCTGCGTGGCGGCCATGCCGATGGTGCCGGGTCCCATCAACAACAGCACGCGATACAGGCCTTCGTCGTGGAGATCGAGTTGCGGCCGGTAGCGAAAGCCTTCACGGCGGAGCGGAGGCCATTGAATGACCAGCTGCCCCAGCCCGCCCACCAGGGTGGCAATGGCGAAGATCGTGATCTCGGCCACGCCCAACGCCGCCGCGAACGGGATGAACGCCAGGGAGATGATGATCACCGCGACGTTGAACATTGCCGGCGACAGCGCCGGCACGAAGAAATGGCCGAGCGAGTTCAGCATGCCCATCAACGCCGCGGCCACCGCGACCATCGAGAGGAACGGCAGGACGATCCGGGTCAGGTGGATCGTCAACTCGAGCTTGCCCGGCACCGCGCTGAACTCGGAGGCGAACAGGCGGACGAGCGGCTCGGCGAAGACGATGCCGGCCACCACGAACACGCCGGTGACCAGGAGCAGGGCGTTGATGACCGAGTTGGCGAGGCTCCAGGCGCGTTCGCGCCCGTGCAGGGTGAGCTGCCTTGTGAAGGTCGGCACAAACGCCGCGCTCATCGCGCCTTCGGCAAACAGGTCACGGACGAGGTTGGGGATGCGGCTCGCCACGCGGAAGGCGTCTGCCGCGTCGCCGGCGCCGAAGTAGAAGGCCAGGACCTGATCCCGCACCAATCCGAGAATTCGGCTCGTGATGGTGGCCAGCCCGAAGACCCCGGCGGACCGGGCCAGGCGTGGTTGGGAGTCGGGCATCAGTCAGGGCAAGCGTAGCATGGCGATCGGTGTGCGCTGGCGGGACGCGTCCAGCGGCCGAACACCCCGGCCCTGTTTCGCCTCAAAAAAATAGGGCCCAAACCGTTCGGCTCGAGCCCTAAGGAGGATGGTGAGAGGCTGACTAGGCCTTTCAAATGTATAGACGGGCCACGCCGCGAAAATGTTTGCCCGCACACCCCACAATTTGCACGGTTGTCGTGACTAATTGAGGGACTGGCGGACCGCGTCGCTGACCTTTTTGCCGTCCACGGTCTTTCCGGCCAGCGCGGCCATGACCGCCTTCATCACCTTGCCCATGTCCTTGGCCGTGGTCGCGCCAGTCTCGGCGACCGCGGCCGCCACCGCGGCGGCAATCTCCTCGTCGCTGGCCGCGGCCGGCAGGTACGCTTCGAGCACCACGATCTCCGCCTGTTCCTTGTCGGCCAGGTCCACGCGCCCACCCTTGGTGAACTGATCGATGGAGTCGCGGCGCTGCTTCACCAGCATCGACACGACCTGCAGTTCTTCGGCCCCCTCGAGGGCGCGCCCCTTCTCGATGCTCTTGTTGGTGAGCGCGGTCTTCAGCATGCGCAGGGGCGTGAGCCGCATGGCGTCTTTCGCCTTCATCGCGGTGACGATATCGGTGCTGAGTGTTTGTTCTAACGACATGACATTGTTCTTTCGCTGAACTCCGGCTAAAGCCGGAGGCTACATCTGCAGCCGGAGGCTGCATCGTGACTAGTGATCCAACTCGCCGTCACCCAACGTGAAGTGCCAGTCGTCGGTCGAGTCGGAGAATCCCTTCGGCGGCGTGATCGCGTTCACCTTCACCGTGAGGTCGATGCCCGACTTCACCATGAAGTACCCCGACCGCCGCAGCACCCGCCGGAACGCGGCGTGCGTGGCGTAACAGCGAATCTTGTCGGAGTCGGCGACGCGGGCCTCGCGGTCCACCCATCGCGCCAACGTCTTCAAGCCGCGCTCGTCCGCCGGGTCGGCCAGCAGATCCACGATCTGCGTGACGCGGCCCTGCGGCTCGCGCAGGTGCCGGTAGACAACGTAGCCGTCGACTTCGTCGCCGCGGCGCAACAGCGCGGCCGTGTAGCGCACGTGCGGCGGCTCGATGTACTTCCAGTTCAGGTACCTCGCGTCGCGCTGCACCGCGATGGCAAACCGGCCCGCCATCCGCTCCCACAGGCGATCGACGCGGGCGTCGAAGCGGCGGACCACTTCCACCTCTTCGCGCAACGGCTGCGTCCGCGACACCAGCCGAACGACCGGCAGCGCCAGCGCCGAAACCAGCCGGTTGATGGCCACCGGCCAGGTCGGGATGCGCAACGCCCGGCGGCTGATCGGTTTCACCAGGCACGGCAGCGGCTGGGCCTTGGGCCACCGCATCTCGTCGAGGCGCGCGCGAGTGGCGGGGGAAAGCCCGGCGCCCAACGCCACGCCAGTGCCGCGGTCCCACGCGCGCAGCAACGCCCCGCCAAGACCCTGGCGCTGGCGCTCGGCGACGACCAGCGGATCCGAGCTCCACGTGCCGGCGGCTTCCTGTCCGCCGATGGTGAGGCGCACGGGCAAGAGCGGGCACGCCGCGATCAACGTCGGGCCTTCACGAACTACCCAGTAGGGAGGCTCGACGCCGGCCGCCGGGTTCCTGCGGACCCAGTCCCAACGCAGGCGCAGACGGTCGGCCGCTTCGTTGCCGAGCGTCCGTCGATAGATCTGTTCAACGCCCCGACGATCGTCAGGGGTGTAGCGTTCGATATCCGCCATGGACAAAACAAGCCGCGCCAGTCACAACTGCGAGGGGAGTGCTAATTCTACGCGAGGGACGCGACGGTGAGGGCGCTTACCTGCCGCCTGGAGGACGCACCTGGGCGCCGGGCTGTTGCGTCTGCACGGGAGGATTGACGATCACGCCCGGCCTGGATGAGCCGACCGTGGGCCCGGTTCCGGGATTCGCCGGGTTCGGCGCCGGGTTGATCGTGATGCTCTGCGGTGCGCCCGTGTTGGGGTTGATCGTGATCACCGGCTGACCGTTCACTCCGGGCGGCGCCTGGAAGACGCCCGGCTGCGGGAACCCGTTCTGCTGACCCGGCTGCGGGAACGAGAACACCGGCGGATTGGGCGGATTTGAATCCGGATCTTCTTCCTCTTCGGCGTCGTCTGAAGACGCCGGCGCGGGCCGTGGCGCCGCGAAGCGCGGGTTGGGCGGCGCCGGACCCTGGCCTGGCGCCGGGCGCGCGGCCGGCGCTGGTGCGGCGCTCGTGGCCAGCACGAGGATGCGGTCGTAGATCGACGCGCCGGTGGCGGCCGAGGCGCTGCGCGGAGCGGCCATGTAGCCGGCGACGCTGCGCAGCACGATTTCAAGCGCCTGCGATTCCGGCACGTCCACGAGCTTGAGCGTGAGCGGCGCGCCCGACACGCGTTCGCCGCCGATCACCTTGGTCCCGCCCAGCTTGCCCCACTCCACGAGGATGGTGCGCACGGGTACCGACGTCGCCTCGAGCGAAACCCGGCCGTCGTTGAACGACAGCTTCAGCTGCTGCGCGCTTGCCGGCAGGCTGACGAGGATCGACAGGGCAAATGTGAGAAGGGTTCGACGCATGAAAACGCCTGAAATCAGTATACGCCTTTGCCTGATTTAGACGCCCGCGGCGCCAGCCCGGTCTTGGACTCCGGCGGCCGCTCAGCGCGAGGGTGGATTGAAGGACGAAGCCGCCCGGGCGACCGCCGCGACCTGGTCGTCGGTAAGCGCCGGATACATAGGCAACGAAACGACTTCCGAGCACACCCGGTCGGCCACCGGGCACATGGCCGGGTTGGTGGCCGCCAGCGCCGGCTGCCGCGGAATGGGCACCGGGTAGTGGATCAGGGTTTCGACACCCTGGCTCGTGCAATGTGCCTGGAAGGCATCGCGATGCGGCGTGAGCACCGGGAAGAGGTGATAGACGTGGCCCGGGTCGAATTCACGGG is from Vicinamibacterales bacterium and encodes:
- a CDS encoding GatB/YqeY domain-containing protein; translation: MSLEQTLSTDIVTAMKAKDAMRLTPLRMLKTALTNKSIEKGRALEGAEELQVVSMLVKQRRDSIDQFTKGGRVDLADKEQAEIVVLEAYLPAAASDEEIAAAVAAAVAETGATTAKDMGKVMKAVMAALAGKTVDGKKVSDAVRQSLN
- a CDS encoding MFS transporter is translated as MKDRGWLGLHTSIWKIASTHVVVDGYTNIYAPLLPLFIPHLNLSLATAGMLAMCFQLANSVSQLGFGALADRWRPRVLVIAGPLLAVIVLSFVGAARTPLMLGIILVVGGLGGAAFHPPAAALVYRMADHRKGLAMSAHLSGGALGFSAAPVLFAPFIAYMGLQWSPLIMIPGLIALSWTLRQVPPLTLPAAHERSTLASLRPAAVPLALLYFTIVLRTATSYGFMTFTPTLLTRQGFTIGEASTAVSLYLFASGIGGFIGGPLSDRIGPRRVIVWSLIAAVPFMAMAPRLPPIGFTAMLAIGGLLLQSTLPISVTFAQTFVNGGAATVSSLMMGFAWGMGSLAVPLIGAGADRFGIESTLSALAFLPLVAAALAAGLPSTGAAEEPAAAPAAPLP
- the murJ gene encoding murein biosynthesis integral membrane protein MurJ, whose translation is MPDSQPRLARSAGVFGLATITSRILGLVRDQVLAFYFGAGDAADAFRVASRIPNLVRDLFAEGAMSAAFVPTFTRQLTLHGRERAWSLANSVINALLLVTGVFVVAGIVFAEPLVRLFASEFSAVPGKLELTIHLTRIVLPFLSMVAVAAALMGMLNSLGHFFVPALSPAMFNVAVIIISLAFIPFAAALGVAEITIFAIATLVGGLGQLVIQWPPLRREGFRYRPQLDLHDEGLYRVLLLMGPGTIGMAATQINVLVNTVLATGEGTGAVSWLDFAFRLMYLPIGLFGVSIATAATPAVSRLVAEGNFPRIRSTLAHALSLMLLLNVPATLGLMVLARPIVAVIFERGEFTAADTAATAAALQLYAIGLVGYSIVRIVSPTFYALQKSRIPVMVSAGSVVINVALNVWLVRVMGYRGLALGTSITALLNASIQLALMRRELDGLEGSRIAAAMVRVMAASLAMAAAAWGSHELLTAWLPGHSLLVQVVRLGSSIGLALVTLAVAAQVLRIPEFGEARDMVLGRLKRMVG